The following are encoded together in the Candidatus Eisenbacteria bacterium genome:
- a CDS encoding mechanosensitive ion channel family protein encodes MTGFLESLGLSQILTPDRLVSLLKAVLTLIIGVLLARLASSAAAKVIKGRMSLHEAVIVRRLVFYILTGLVLATALHQLGFQLGVLLGAAGILTVAIGFASQTSASNLISGLFLIAERPFAVGDLVMVENTTGIVQSIDLLSVKLRTFDNLFVRVPNEHIIKSIVTNVTRFPIRRVDIEVGIAYKENVEKVRGILFGVADRNPLCLDDPKPILIFMGYGDSALEFKFCVWGASGNFLDLMNSIKEEIKVAFDDQGIEIPFPHRTLYTGSVTEPFPVRVVEESKS; translated from the coding sequence ATGACCGGATTTCTGGAAAGCCTGGGTTTGAGTCAGATATTGACTCCCGATCGGCTCGTCAGCTTGCTCAAAGCGGTGCTTACGCTCATCATCGGTGTACTGCTGGCGCGCCTTGCCAGCTCGGCGGCCGCCAAAGTCATAAAGGGCCGGATGAGCCTGCACGAGGCCGTCATCGTTCGAAGGCTCGTCTTTTACATTTTGACGGGACTCGTTCTCGCGACCGCACTTCACCAACTGGGTTTTCAACTCGGTGTCCTCCTGGGCGCAGCAGGAATTCTCACCGTGGCCATTGGTTTTGCATCCCAAACCTCCGCCTCAAATCTCATTAGTGGACTTTTCCTCATCGCCGAGCGCCCTTTTGCTGTGGGAGACTTGGTGATGGTTGAAAATACAACGGGGATTGTACAGTCTATTGATCTCTTGTCGGTTAAACTCCGGACATTCGACAACCTCTTCGTACGGGTTCCAAACGAACACATCATCAAGTCGATCGTTACAAATGTGACCCGCTTTCCGATACGGCGAGTGGATATCGAAGTGGGCATCGCCTACAAGGAAAATGTCGAGAAGGTCAGGGGAATCTTGTTTGGTGTCGCGGATCGAAATCCTCTTTGCCTGGATGATCCCAAGCCCATATTGATTTTCATGGGCTACGGTGATTCGGCTTTGGAGTTCAAGTTCTGCGTGTGGGGCGCCAGCGGAAATTTCCTGGATCTGATGAACTCGATAAAAGAAGAGATCAAGGTTGCCTTTGATGACCAGGGAATTGAAATACCGTTTCCGCACCGGACATTGTACACGGGCAGCGTAACGGAGCCATTCCCCGTTCGTGTTGTAGAGGAATCAAAGAGCTAG
- a CDS encoding peptidase M15A, whose protein sequence is MSRRPAISFVAFVAILCAPAPAPASQGSALPYETGRADFNLKFKGMKNPYNTFAIYLLPNELVSFDLDPKPRSAWRLEGDLTASCSKDFSLTWTAPKVPGLYHIRIHHPDVGDSMSLNVFVMVPSSNVKNGYLNGYRIGDYPKIPLKNLKIYEAPRGFIEVTQENEKTLVSPHFNIGQFLCHQEGGSPKYVVVKEKLVLKLELILRKTNEAGIHCGTFNIMSGYRTPYYNKSIGNVKYSRHVYGGAADIFIDADPLNGVMDDLNHDGEIDYRDAAVLYDIVDVLYGKPFYEHFLGGLARYRKTQNHGPFVHVDVRGFRARWGD, encoded by the coding sequence ATGTCACGAAGACCGGCAATATCTTTCGTGGCGTTTGTAGCGATACTTTGTGCGCCGGCGCCCGCTCCGGCATCGCAAGGATCAGCGCTTCCCTACGAAACCGGCAGGGCTGACTTCAACTTGAAGTTCAAGGGGATGAAGAATCCATACAATACTTTTGCCATTTATCTCCTCCCCAATGAGCTGGTGTCCTTCGATCTTGATCCCAAGCCCCGAAGCGCGTGGCGCCTGGAAGGAGATCTGACAGCGTCCTGCTCCAAAGACTTCTCGCTTACTTGGACGGCTCCCAAAGTCCCAGGTCTCTACCATATTCGAATCCACCACCCTGATGTCGGTGATTCCATGAGCCTCAATGTTTTTGTCATGGTCCCCTCGAGTAATGTTAAAAATGGCTATCTTAACGGGTATCGGATCGGAGATTATCCCAAGATTCCCCTTAAAAATTTAAAGATCTATGAGGCCCCCCGCGGCTTCATCGAGGTAACGCAGGAGAACGAAAAGACACTGGTTTCCCCCCACTTCAACATTGGGCAGTTCCTGTGCCATCAGGAAGGCGGCAGCCCCAAGTATGTCGTTGTTAAAGAAAAGCTGGTTCTCAAGCTGGAGCTGATTCTACGGAAGACAAACGAAGCCGGTATTCATTGCGGTACATTTAACATTATGAGCGGATACAGGACCCCCTACTACAACAAGAGTATCGGAAATGTCAAATACAGCCGGCACGTTTACGGAGGCGCCGCCGATATTTTCATCGATGCCGATCCCCTCAACGGTGTGATGGATGACCTGAACCACGATGGAGAGATTGACTACCGGGATGCGGCCGTTCTCTACGACATCGTGGATGTTCTTTACGGGAAGCCCTTCTATGAGCACTTCCTGGGAGGACTCGCCCGCTACAGGAAAACGCAGAACCATGGACCCTTCGTCCACGTCGATGTGCGGGGCTTCCGCGCGCGATGGGGCGATTGA
- a CDS encoding L,D-transpeptidase family protein, whose translation MIKWHSLAIIIAVSLVALSIPEGPSGNETMVTTPNLAEIVRESLRRRIESAGVPPHIKIGEERIYASLALPRFYQERTFAPAWIDDRGVTTAAEDLLEALRGAYQEGLIPEDYHLEGIATRLDKARTPGGAGPDLYVDLELLLTDGFLVYASHLLSGRVNPETLDPEWIATRREGDLAQVLEKALQGAGIKEELPSLLPMGPGYRRLKTALAHYRRISDQGGWPTVSPGPKLELGSIDGRVQELRRRLAAENLLADGMTADPEAFDATLRDAVLDFQELRGLDVDGIVGQKTIGALNIPVERTVEKILLNLERWRWLPQDLGTRYLLVNVADFHLFVVQNADTILTMKVVVGKDQRRTPVFSAMMTYLVMSPYWNVPPGIASKDILPKVQKDPGFLAAQKIRVYSGWGADAREVDPSTVRWAGMSAQRLPYRFRQDPGPQNALGLVKFMFPNKFDVYLHDTPAKGLFAKAERAFSSGCIRIEKPVELAHYLLSDDPQWTPEQIVKVEQEGRERTVSLPHPIRVHLLYWTAWVDRANRCHLRRDIYDRDRLLLEALREPPPVQ comes from the coding sequence ATGATCAAATGGCATTCCTTGGCCATTATCATCGCGGTATCCTTGGTCGCCTTGTCCATTCCCGAAGGTCCATCGGGAAATGAAACCATGGTTACTACACCGAACCTCGCGGAGATCGTGCGCGAGTCCCTGCGGCGCCGAATAGAATCCGCCGGAGTTCCTCCCCATATCAAGATTGGGGAGGAGCGGATCTACGCTTCCCTGGCGCTCCCGCGCTTCTATCAGGAAAGAACCTTTGCGCCGGCTTGGATTGATGACCGCGGAGTCACCACCGCGGCGGAGGATCTTTTGGAAGCCCTTCGCGGCGCCTATCAAGAGGGTCTCATCCCGGAGGATTATCATCTGGAGGGAATCGCAACGCGTCTCGACAAGGCGCGGACGCCCGGCGGGGCAGGCCCGGATCTCTATGTCGATCTCGAACTTCTGCTCACAGACGGGTTTCTTGTATACGCTTCCCACCTCCTTTCCGGGAGGGTCAATCCTGAGACCCTGGACCCGGAATGGATCGCCACCCGCCGGGAGGGGGACCTGGCGCAAGTCCTCGAAAAAGCGCTTCAGGGGGCGGGAATCAAAGAGGAACTGCCATCCTTGCTCCCGATGGGTCCCGGTTACAGGCGACTGAAAACCGCGCTGGCTCATTACCGCCGAATATCAGATCAGGGCGGATGGCCCACCGTTTCCCCGGGCCCCAAGCTTGAGCTGGGTTCCATTGACGGCCGTGTACAAGAGCTCCGCCGGCGTCTCGCCGCGGAAAATCTTCTGGCGGATGGAATGACCGCCGACCCCGAGGCTTTTGACGCAACGCTCCGCGATGCGGTCTTGGATTTTCAGGAGCTACGCGGCTTGGATGTGGATGGAATTGTCGGTCAGAAAACCATCGGGGCGCTCAATATCCCCGTGGAGAGGACGGTCGAGAAGATCCTTCTCAATCTGGAACGCTGGCGCTGGCTGCCGCAGGATCTGGGAACAAGATATCTCCTCGTCAATGTCGCTGATTTTCATCTGTTCGTTGTACAGAACGCCGATACCATCCTGACAATGAAAGTGGTCGTCGGGAAGGATCAACGGCGCACGCCTGTCTTCAGCGCGATGATGACCTACCTCGTCATGAGCCCCTACTGGAATGTCCCGCCGGGGATCGCCTCCAAGGACATCCTTCCCAAGGTGCAGAAGGACCCGGGTTTTTTGGCGGCGCAGAAGATCCGAGTTTACTCGGGGTGGGGCGCCGACGCACGGGAGGTGGATCCGTCGACGGTCCGCTGGGCCGGCATGAGCGCGCAGAGATTGCCCTACAGATTCCGCCAGGATCCCGGTCCGCAGAATGCGCTGGGGCTGGTGAAATTTATGTTCCCCAACAAATTCGATGTCTACCTCCATGACACACCCGCCAAGGGTCTTTTCGCCAAGGCTGAGCGTGCTTTCAGCTCCGGTTGCATCCGAATAGAAAAGCCGGTGGAACTCGCCCACTATCTCTTGAGTGATGATCCCCAGTGGACGCCTGAACAGATTGTTAAAGTGGAGCAGGAAGGACGGGAGCGGACGGTTTCTCTGCCACATCCGATCCGGGTCCACCTCCTCTACTGGACGGCATGGGTCGATCGGGCCAACCGCTGCCACCTCAGGCGGGATATTTATGACCGCGACCGCCTTTTGCTGGAGGCCCTGCGGGAGCCTCCCCCGGTCCAGTAG
- the gap gene encoding type I glyceraldehyde-3-phosphate dehydrogenase: protein MTKIGINGFGRIGRCTLKHLMSRKGVEVVGINDLADIGDLAYLLKYDSVHGWYPLKVSDENNSIQVGDRNIHFFSESDPKKIPWKSIGVDIVLECTGVFRKREAAAGHLAAGAKKVIISAPMDDADGTFVLGVNHKTYDPSRHHIVSNASCTTNSLAPVAKVLHDRFKVEHLMITTVHAYTSSQSLMDIPTRKRRRGRSASLSIVPTTTGAARATALVIPDLKGRMDGMALRVPVPDGSITDIVATLGSTVSADGVNQALRDASQEDHFAGILRVSDEALVSRDIIGDPHSSIVDAESTLVLRDRVAKVLAWYDNEWGYSARLADFAQLMVEKGL, encoded by the coding sequence ATGACGAAAATAGGAATCAATGGCTTTGGGCGCATCGGCCGTTGCACGCTTAAACACCTGATGTCGAGGAAGGGCGTCGAGGTCGTAGGCATTAACGATCTGGCCGACATCGGCGACCTGGCGTATCTCCTGAAGTACGACTCTGTACACGGATGGTATCCTTTGAAGGTCAGTGATGAGAATAATTCCATCCAGGTTGGAGATCGAAACATACATTTCTTCTCGGAATCTGATCCCAAGAAGATTCCGTGGAAGAGTATCGGCGTCGACATCGTGCTCGAGTGCACCGGCGTCTTCAGAAAACGAGAGGCGGCGGCGGGGCATCTGGCGGCCGGCGCAAAGAAGGTCATCATCTCAGCGCCCATGGACGATGCGGATGGGACCTTCGTCCTGGGCGTTAATCATAAAACCTACGATCCCAGCCGCCATCACATTGTATCCAACGCATCTTGTACAACAAATTCCCTGGCTCCCGTCGCCAAGGTTCTTCATGACCGCTTTAAAGTGGAGCATCTCATGATTACGACGGTGCATGCCTATACATCCAGCCAGTCGCTCATGGATATTCCCACGCGGAAACGCCGGCGGGGACGCTCAGCGAGCCTCTCGATCGTTCCAACGACGACAGGCGCCGCCCGGGCAACAGCGCTGGTCATTCCCGATCTTAAGGGCCGCATGGATGGGATGGCGCTGCGGGTGCCGGTCCCGGATGGATCGATTACCGATATCGTGGCGACCCTTGGGTCCACCGTATCCGCCGATGGGGTCAACCAAGCCCTTCGCGACGCCTCCCAGGAAGACCACTTCGCCGGAATCCTCCGGGTCTCCGACGAAGCCCTTGTCTCCCGGGATATCATCGGTGATCCGCATTCCAGTATTGTCGATGCCGAGAGCACGCTTGTCCTGAGAGACCGCGTGGCTAAAGTATTGGCTTGGTATGACAATGAATGGGGATACTCCGCGAGATTGGCCGACTTCGCCCAACTCATGGTCGAGAAGGGTCTTTAA
- a CDS encoding chalcone isomerase family protein, with protein sequence MRCGGNNAVTEFRGWDCSLQRRGPACLFLVIFSLAWRGPAYAAEISGYHFDNEMMVEGSSLMLRSLAIKEATFFKIDVYAIGLYFAGGTLTAESILAPGGTKVLMMKFLVDVTGKKLGDSWIRDLGASCESNCDSLLTAAGKIAGNLPDIKKGQTITYIVFPSRVQILVNGSSIGFLEGANASRAVLAAIFGKRASKRLQDNLLRPLPQ encoded by the coding sequence ATGAGATGTGGCGGCAATAATGCTGTAACTGAATTTAGGGGATGGGATTGCAGCCTCCAGCGACGGGGTCCCGCTTGTCTGTTCCTGGTAATTTTCAGCCTCGCTTGGCGGGGTCCGGCATACGCCGCTGAGATTTCCGGATACCATTTTGACAACGAGATGATGGTTGAGGGAAGTTCTCTGATGCTCAGAAGCCTCGCGATTAAGGAAGCTACCTTTTTTAAGATTGACGTATACGCCATCGGCCTCTACTTTGCGGGTGGCACACTCACCGCCGAGTCGATCCTCGCTCCGGGCGGGACCAAAGTTCTCATGATGAAGTTCCTCGTCGATGTCACCGGCAAGAAGCTGGGCGACTCCTGGATACGCGACCTCGGAGCCAGCTGTGAATCGAACTGCGATTCCTTGCTGACCGCGGCGGGGAAGATCGCCGGCAATCTTCCGGACATCAAGAAGGGTCAAACAATTACCTATATTGTTTTCCCATCACGGGTTCAGATTTTGGTGAACGGCTCCTCCATCGGGTTCTTGGAAGGAGCCAACGCCTCTCGAGCCGTCCTGGCCGCCATTTTCGGAAAGAGAGCTTCAAAGCGTCTCCAGGACAATCTCCTGCGTCCGTTGCCGCAATGA
- a CDS encoding DUF502 domain-containing protein, which yields MKVFLGRLRSRFLAGALFIVPLVVTILVLQYIFRTLDQFLGPVAAEILGRQIPGVGILATIGLVFLVGVFVTNLLGRRLFHLVERLMTSLPMAGSIYKGSRDILMAVAAPERKRFRDVVMLEYPSEGKFSYGFVTSYMTREMLGGSESIANIFIPSAPLPTSGPLVAVRVEDLMYLDMSIDDALKMIVSGGIVTPKIIRIREHPLDGDME from the coding sequence ATGAAAGTGTTCCTTGGCCGGCTCAGGAGCCGATTTCTCGCTGGTGCTCTCTTCATCGTGCCCCTTGTCGTTACGATTCTTGTTCTCCAGTACATCTTTCGCACACTCGATCAATTCTTGGGTCCTGTGGCGGCCGAGATTCTGGGTCGTCAAATCCCCGGGGTCGGCATTCTCGCAACGATCGGTCTGGTCTTCCTGGTGGGAGTTTTTGTAACGAATCTTTTAGGCCGGCGATTGTTCCACCTCGTTGAACGCCTCATGACGAGCCTCCCAATGGCAGGGTCCATCTACAAAGGCTCGCGCGACATCCTGATGGCCGTCGCCGCACCGGAGCGAAAAAGATTCAGGGACGTTGTGATGCTGGAGTACCCCAGTGAGGGCAAGTTCTCCTACGGATTTGTGACAAGCTATATGACCCGGGAGATGTTGGGGGGGAGCGAGTCTATCGCAAACATCTTCATCCCAAGCGCGCCCCTTCCCACAAGCGGCCCCCTCGTGGCTGTTCGTGTCGAGGATCTCATGTATCTCGATATGTCCATTGATGACGCCCTCAAGATGATCGTCTCGGGAGGGATCGTGACCCCCAAGATCATTCGTATCAGGGAGCATCCTCTTGATGGGGATATGGAATAA
- a CDS encoding calcium/sodium antiporter: protein MILQFALFLFGLALLLAGAHMLVDGSSKLAGSLGVSRLFIGLTVVAFGTSAPELAVNIQAALSGKTDIGFGNIVGSNIGNIGLIIGVCALLRPLTIEGILVRREIPMMILVTLAGLVLGFDTLLRTGPGIYDRFDGLMLLLLFGIFMFYTVAGVLRKETIDPLLEQTTQKAASGIQRKLSANLALSGLGLIMLILGAHLSTGSAVHLSKSLGVPPAVVGLSLVALGTSLPELVTSVVATWKGHTDLAVGNIVGSNIFNLGFIQGLTALIKPVAVPKGGLADLWVMMGFAALLLPFAITDRLRIVRWEGGVLLTAYAGYMTIRFLSMPSP, encoded by the coding sequence GTGATCCTTCAGTTCGCGCTTTTCCTTTTCGGCCTGGCTCTTCTGTTGGCCGGCGCCCACATGCTTGTTGACGGATCGTCAAAGCTGGCCGGAAGCCTTGGGGTTTCCAGGCTCTTCATTGGTCTCACTGTCGTCGCATTCGGTACGAGCGCTCCGGAGCTGGCGGTCAACATCCAGGCGGCTCTCTCGGGAAAAACAGACATTGGATTTGGAAATATCGTCGGTTCCAACATCGGCAATATCGGTCTCATCATCGGCGTCTGCGCTCTTCTGCGCCCCCTCACCATCGAAGGGATCCTGGTGCGCAGGGAGATCCCCATGATGATCCTTGTTACCCTCGCAGGACTCGTCCTAGGTTTTGACACACTCCTACGAACGGGGCCGGGGATCTATGACCGGTTCGATGGACTGATGCTCCTTCTTCTCTTTGGGATCTTTATGTTTTACACCGTCGCGGGAGTTCTGCGGAAGGAAACGATCGATCCGCTGCTCGAGCAGACGACTCAAAAGGCGGCGTCTGGAATCCAGCGCAAGCTCTCCGCCAATCTGGCGCTCTCAGGACTCGGTCTGATCATGCTCATTTTAGGGGCGCATCTTTCCACCGGCTCCGCTGTGCATCTTTCGAAAAGCCTGGGAGTGCCACCCGCCGTCGTTGGGCTGAGCCTTGTGGCCCTGGGAACAAGCCTACCCGAACTTGTCACGTCTGTCGTTGCGACCTGGAAGGGGCACACGGACTTGGCCGTGGGCAACATTGTGGGATCGAATATTTTCAATCTCGGCTTTATTCAGGGCCTCACCGCGCTTATCAAGCCGGTCGCTGTACCCAAAGGAGGGCTTGCCGATTTGTGGGTCATGATGGGTTTCGCCGCCCTTCTCCTGCCCTTTGCCATTACGGATAGACTGCGGATCGTACGGTGGGAAGGAGGCGTTCTTCTGACCGCGTATGCGGGTTACATGACCATCAGATTTCTTAGCATGCCCTCTCCCTAA